From Columba livia isolate bColLiv1 breed racing homer chromosome 7, bColLiv1.pat.W.v2, whole genome shotgun sequence, one genomic window encodes:
- the MUC13 gene encoding mucin-13: MRRCVFLAVLLALVLNLSKGSSSDPSSASPSTTTTENTESTSETNSDLPSPTTTETPESTSETDSATTLTAITDTTGENNITATTPTTTTAGTTGDFCKPNPCGTNLATCVHLNTTFTCLCQYGFYYRDNDCHRGKIFPGVITLQGTYNDSVLTANFMQYEEVLNTTTEFFKYAFENLTGYEQTVIVKIQLLTEVRDSTKISVTVINLFMKNTTADNETVTSAAMNATYNYHFVLQYTGTSYCAVYTCDPETTMCEEYEFPQCTCQNGFSKTEWDVLSCSNCSEDCFQRENMYCAKEDRAPICTCIPNFETKGDKCVPCPVGYSGEQCENNSELILIIVGTVLGAVVLLLAIAVTVVSIRAKHRQDPEKKTLLRSGYSNPNTSEDRQPTMFPRVRTTTGHTNPGYQSNNPYEMRDFDDLYGASREPEGFRIHSRN, translated from the exons ATGAGACGCTGTGTATTCCTTGCTGTGTTGCTCGCCCTGGTGTTGAACCTTTCGAAAG gctcaAGCTCTGACCCAAGTTCTGCCTCACCTTCGACAACAACCACAGAGAATACAG AATCAACATCTGAAACAAATTCTGACCTGCCTTCCCCAACAACCACAGAGACACCAG AATCAACATCTGAAACAGATTCTGCCACAACATTAACAGCAATCACAGACACTACAG GAGAGAATAACATAACTGCTACTACACCTACAACGACAACTGCAGGCACTACAG GAGATTTCTGCAAACCAAACCCTTGTGGAACAAATTTGGCTACCTGTGTTCATTTAAACACCACTTTTACCTGCCTGTGCCAATATGGATTCTACTACAGGGACAATGATTGTCACAGAG GGAAAATATTCCCAGGAGTCATCACACTGCAAGGAACTTACAATGATAGTGTTCTAACTGCAAATTTTATGCAGTATGAAGAAGTTTTAAATACTACAACAGAGTTT ttcAAGTATGCCTTCGAGAATTTAACAGGCTATGAACAGACGGTCATTGTGAAAATTCA ACTTCTAACAGAAGTCAGAGATTCTACTAAAATAAGTGTAACAGTGATAAACCTGTTTATGAAGAACACAACTGCAGACAATGAGACAGTTACTTCTGCAGCAATGAATGCAACATATAATTATCACTTTGTCCTTCAATACACAG GAACATCTTATTGTGCAGTTTATACCTGTGATCCTGAAACCACAATGTGTGAAGAGTATGAGTTTCCACAATGCACATGCCAAAATGGATTCTCGAAAACAGAATGGGATGTTCTTTCTTGTTCAA ATTGCAGTGAAGActgttttcaaagagaaaacatgtACTGTGCAAAAGAAGATAGAGCTCCAATATGCACATGCATTCCTAACTTCGAAACGAAGGGTGATAAATGTGTACC TTGTCCAGTGGGCTACTCTGGAGAGCAATGCGAGAACA ataGTGAACTCATCCTTATAATAGTGGGTACAGTGCTTGGAGCGGTTGTCCTGCTTTTAGCCATAGCAGTCACTGTGGTTTCAATAAG AGCTAAACACAGGCAAGATCCAGAGAAGAAGACACTGCTAAGGTCAGGTTATTCCAACCCAAATACCTCTGAAGACAGACAGCCCACAATGTTCCCCAGAGTCCGCACCACTACTGGCCATACAAACCCGGGATACCAATCAAACAACCCATATGAGATGCGAGATTTTGATGATTTG TATGGAGCATCACGGGAGCCTGAGGGCTTTCGGATACACAGCAGAAACTAG